A single Malaclemys terrapin pileata isolate rMalTer1 chromosome 3, rMalTer1.hap1, whole genome shotgun sequence DNA region contains:
- the ARG1 gene encoding arginase-1: MSAKPKTSAGIIWAPFSKGQAREGTEEGPAVVKEAGLIDKLTAQGCDVKDYGALQFDDIPDDRPCHNAKNPRSVGRANEKLASAVAEVKKSGRTCLVVGGDHSLGIGSISGHAKIHPDLGVIWFDAHTDINTPLTSLSGNMHGQPVSFLLKELKDKMPDVPGFSWITPCLSAEDIVYIGLRDVDNAEHCILKSLGIKYYSMTEIDQLGIRKVMEETLCYLLAHKKRPIHLSFDVDGLDPSLAPATGTPVPGGVTLREGIYVAEELYRTGLLSAVDIMEINPALGKTQEEVNTTVNTAVSIILSCFGKEREGSHSSSYRIPKPQKSI; the protein is encoded by the exons ATGAGTGCCAAACCGAAGACCTCCGCTGGAATCATCTGGGCTCCTTTTTCAAAAGGACAG GCACGGGAAGGAACGGAAGAAGGGCCGGCAGTGGTGAAGGAAGCTGGCCTGATTGATAAACTAACAGCTCAAG GGTGTGATGTTAAAGATTATGGCGCCTTGCAGTTTGATGACATTCCCGATGACAGACCATGTCATAATGCAAAAAATCCCAGAAGCGTTGGGCGCGCAAACGAGAAGCTAGCCAGCGCTGTGGCAGAAGTGAAGAAGAGTGGAAGAACCTGTTTGGTAGTTGGCGGGGATCACAG CTTGGGAATTGGAAGCATATCTGGCCATGCAAAGATTCACCCTGATCTTGGTGTAATTTGGTTTGACGCCCACACTGATATTAACACTCCATTGACATCATTATCTGGGAACATGCATGGGCAGCCTGTGTCTTTCCttctgaaggaactgaaggaCAAG ATGCCTGATGTTCCAGGATTCTCGTGGATAACCCCGTGCCTGTCTGCTGAAGACATTGTGTATATTGGACTAAGAGATGTGGACAATGCTGAACA CTGTATTCTGAAATCTCTGGGTATTAAATACTATTCGATGACTGAAATAGATCAACTTGGGATTCGGAAGGTGATGGAAGAAACACTTTGTTATTTGCTGGCCCA TAAGAAGAGACCAATTCACCTAAGTTTTGATGTTGATGGCTTGGATCCCTCTCTGGCACCAGCTACAGGCACCCCAGTTCCTGGAGGAGTGACTTTGAGAGAGGGTATCTATGTAGCAGAAGAACTTTATAGAACAG GGTTGCTATCAGCAGTAGATATAATGGAGATCAATCCGGCTCTTGGGAAGACACAAGAAGAAGTTAACACAACGGTCAACACAGCTGTTTCAATTATCTTATCCTGTTTTGGTAAAGAACGTGAAGGTTCTCATAGTTCCAGTTACCGTATACCCAAGCCACAAAAATCCATCTGA